One genomic region from Egibacteraceae bacterium encodes:
- a CDS encoding ABC transporter permease, whose amino-acid sequence MTDARERSVRAAAFGAFGGMLLRDLRVLTKERGRFLVRTISQPLLLVFVFTYVFPTIGQGVRGSAGQSFTDILVPGVVAIAVLIKGIQAVALPLVQDFGYTREIEDRVMAPLPVWGVAVEKIVAGAVQGLLAALIVFPIVRFVPAEPVSLDISWPVLVAVLLLAPVLASSVGLMLGTFVEPDQVPLMFSVVILPVTFLGATYFPWADLGPIPWLQVAVLANPLVYMAEGFRMALTPQFPHMAAGAVFAGLLACTLLAGYAGIKGFERRVLT is encoded by the coding sequence GTGACCGATGCGCGTGAACGCAGCGTGCGGGCGGCGGCCTTCGGGGCGTTCGGCGGCATGCTCCTGCGCGACCTGCGGGTGCTCACCAAGGAGCGAGGCCGCTTCCTGGTGCGCACCATCAGCCAGCCGCTGCTGCTGGTGTTCGTGTTCACGTACGTGTTCCCGACCATCGGGCAGGGCGTGCGGGGCAGCGCGGGCCAGTCGTTCACCGACATCCTGGTCCCTGGCGTCGTCGCGATCGCCGTCCTCATCAAGGGCATACAGGCGGTCGCCCTGCCGCTCGTCCAGGACTTCGGCTACACCCGTGAGATCGAGGATCGGGTGATGGCCCCGCTGCCCGTCTGGGGGGTCGCGGTCGAGAAGATCGTCGCCGGCGCGGTGCAGGGCCTGCTCGCTGCCCTCATCGTGTTCCCGATCGTGCGCTTCGTGCCGGCCGAGCCGGTCAGCCTCGACATCAGCTGGCCGGTGCTCGTGGCCGTCCTCCTGCTCGCCCCCGTGCTGGCGTCCTCCGTCGGGCTGATGCTCGGCACGTTCGTGGAGCCCGACCAGGTGCCGCTCATGTTCAGCGTCGTGATCCTCCCGGTCACCTTCCTCGGGGCGACGTACTTCCCGTGGGCCGACCTCGGTCCGATCCCGTGGTTGCAGGTCGCGGTGCTGGCCAACCCGCTGGTCTACATGGCCGAGGGCTTTCGCATGGCGTTGACCCCGCAGTTCCCGCACATGGCCGCGGGCGCGGTCTTCG